In Candidatus Izemoplasma sp., the genomic window AGCTCCAATTATTAAATCAATTACTTGTATAAATTGTTTCTCGTGAGATCTAACAGATTTCACAATATACTCACTTGCATATTGATAATTTAGAATCTTATTTAGCTTATCTACCCTTTTATGGGTGTTGGTATCTTTAATATCTAAATAAACTTTATATAACGAATCATACCTAGACCCAAAATAAGTTAGTAAGTGATAATACATTTTGTAGTACCATTTATCGTGTGTTTGCTCAAAACGGTTATGATCCAGATTTGATTTATCTGCGATAAGAATTCTGATGAAGATTGGATTATCATATGTAAAGTCAATAATATCCTTATATAACCCCAAGTATCTTGAAGATACTTTTGTCCATTTTAACTCGGTATTCTTATTCATTCCATGTTTCTCTTTTAAACCCTTAATAATATTATTATAATGATTTTCATTGCCCGTCTCACATAAAATAGCACCAATCAACATATGACTGTGCTCATCATTCTCTAAATGTCTAGATTCATCACAAAATATAGAGTACATGAAATCACCTCACCAATAATATTTTAACATATTATTTAAAATGATTCGACAAGAACTTACAACTTCTAAAGATGTACTCATTTAAAAAACAATTGGTCCCCTTACTGGCACAACTGCGAAAGTTAGGGTGAAAGTAAAGTGGACGTTCCAGAATTGATAAACAAAAACACTTGAATCGACTTCCATGACATAAGCTGGCTACTGAGGAAAAGGTAGTACAATCTCTTTTGAGGTTTATCGGCACTGTTTCGAAACAGCGTTAGCCCGACAGTATAAGTTGGAAGTTTAAATATGGCAGCTCGCTACGGCGTACCAAAACTACTAGTAATAGAGACAACACTAACAGCAACAATCACAACAGCTTCATCAATCTTCATCATTTTCACCATCTTTACCTTTTTCACCTTCTCTAAAAGATAGCTTATAGGTAAATGTATCTATGTCAAGAAAGTGGACACCTTAAGTAAGAATTTCTCTCTTTGAATAATGAACTTCATGAGGAGTTAAATAATCGATGGATCCGTGGATCCTTTTTCGATTATAGAACCCTTCA contains:
- a CDS encoding DUF3800 domain-containing protein; its protein translation is MYSIFCDESRHLENDEHSHMLIGAILCETGNENHYNNIIKGLKEKHGMNKNTELKWTKVSSRYLGLYKDIIDFTYDNPIFIRILIADKSNLDHNRFEQTHDKWYYKMYYHLLTYFGSRYDSLYKVYLDIKDTNTHKRVDKLNKILNYQYASEYIVKSVRSHEKQFIQVIDLIIGAAGYKYSDKKSSEAKLEVMNYLESKFGVNFFKKTAYQSQKINIFTWNGKK